TCAATCACATGTCCCAGGAGAACCTTCTTAAACTTTTgaagttttataaatatcaatttgtGGCTTTGGTTTATGTGTTGGGAGCCACATGTGGCTTCATAGGTGCTTGTAGCTGTTTGCAAACTTTTTGTCTTATAGGACAACTTCGAGTCAgcaattataaaatgttaaagaataaCCTCAAAGGGAGCAACTTGTATTTGtaatgagagagaaaatgttttctctaatCTTTACAATTTTCATCCTTACATTTCTGGTATATGAATACCGAggttaaaacagttttaaaaaaaggacaagggGAAAAATGTCAATCATGGATTGAAAGGTTTATCGAAAAGGAGACTGACAGCCAATAAGAATGGCAGTAGAGAAGTAATAAATATTGCATTTAATTAAGcattaatttttatgtctttattgaaACATAAAAGGACAGTTGGGAAAAGGAATTTGTGAGTGAGACTCATAAACTATCCTGTTCTCTTTCAAGAATTTGAAAGATATTCATTCTTGGTAGCATCCTATATATGTAAGGTGGACCTTTATTTCACCAAAACCTATCTAACAATGCTTCCCTTACTTCTGGATCAGTCCTAGAAGAATGTTGGGCATACCAGACACTTGACTATTGTGAAGTCCTAGTCCCTGATCACTTCCTGATCTTAGCAAGGTGACCTGTGGACCTGTCAGTTCTCCACTTTTCGTGGACATCAACCGGGCTCTCCCAAAGTGCACCCTACAAATAACTATTGAAAATATGTGCTCTTGGTTTTCAGcattccccttcccctctggaaCCTCCTATTGGCAGAGTCTGTACAGGTGCCAGGTGGCAAAGCAGAGATGCGGTGAGAGTCTCCGCTCCAGCATCACAGAGTTTAGAAGGGTGGGAAAGGAGTCGGAGACAGCTCAAAACCTGGCAGATGACCTCGATTTTTAAAAGCATTGGTTCTCATGGAACTGTGCAAGGGCAAGGAAGTCAGAGGCTGATCAGCTTTTCTCTATCAGGATTTAAAACGAGAAATAACTAGAAAGATCGATCATAGAATTGCCTTCTCAGGAAAATTTCAAGACTACAGTAGACATATCAAAGCAAGACTGGTGATGCAAATGCTTTACTTCTCAAATCTGTTTGTGATAATTAAACCTCTGTCACCTGGGGCAGCCTTAGTTCTCAGAGCTCCTGGTACAAGCCTCTTCCCTTGGGTGGATTCTTGGCTTTTCTCCCAGACTGGTTTTGGCCCCCAAAACCAGTCTTCACTTCCACCCCAagcaaagaaactgaagaaactgagactgacTCCTGCCTCCAGGCCAGAGGAAACGTCTGCTTCTCTGAAGTTGccgaaggaagaaaaagaacagcaagaagAAATTGAACATATTGATGAAGTACAAAATGAAACAGACAGAGTTAATGAACAAGCCAGTGAGGAGATTTTGAAAGTAGAACAGAAATATAACAAACTCCGCCAACCATTTTTTCAGAAGAGGTCAGAATTGATCGCCCAAAGCCCAGATTTTGGGGTAACAACATTTGTTAACCATCCACAAGTGTCTGCACTGCTTGGGGAGGAGAATGAAGAGGCGCTGCATTATTTGACAAGAGTCAAAGTGACAGAGTTTGAAGATATTAAATCAGGTTAcagaatagatttttattttgatgaaaaccCTCACTTGGAAGATAAAGTTCTCTCCAAAGAATTTCATCTGAATGAGAGTGGTGATCCATCTTCGAAGTCCACTGAAATCAAATGGAAATCCAGAAAGGATCCGACAAAATGCAGAATAAAGCCAGCAGGAAGAGACAGCATGAGGAACCAGAAAGCTTCTTCACCTGGCTTACTGATCATTCTGATGCAGGTGCAGATGAGTTACGAGAGGTTATCAAAGATGCTATGTGGCCAAATCCATTACAGTACTACTTGGTTCCAGACATGGATgatgaggaagggaaagaagaagatgacgatgaagaggaagaaggattGGAAGATATTGATAAAGAAGGGGATGTGGATGAAGGtgaagaagatgatgatgagggggagggaggagaggaagatgaaGGAGAAGATGACTCATGGAACACTGATGGATTCtaaccttctttttaaaattttctccagtCCCTGGGAGCAagttacagtcttttttttttttttttttctcctcctcttgtgCTCAGTCACCCTGTTTTTGaggtctcttttctcttttataccATGGCTCACAacttattttggggggaaataccTTGAGCAGAATTCAGTGGGAAAAGAATCTCTATCCTTTTCTGTTCCAAATTCTTTTTTACCCCTTCCTGTCTCAACAAAAACTTTGTGGAATCAACACCACCATGCTCTGTGGGAAAAAAGAAGACCCTTCTGCTCCCTTAGGTCTGCTGGAAGCTGAAGGGTGCTAGGCCCCTGTGTAGTAGTGTATAGAATTTtagctttttcctcctttctctgtattttgGGCTCAGAGATTACTCTGTGTCTCTATGTGAATATGGACAGTTAGCATTTACTAGCATGTATCTGTCTActttctcttgtttaaaaaaagaaagaaaaaactttaaaaaatggagttaTAGAAGGTCAGTAAAGGTTGGGTCTGAGAGGTTTGGGTGGGTTAAGTGGGCATTTTGACAACATGGCTTCTCCTTTGGCATATTTAATTGTGATGTTTAATGGACATCCTTGCAGTTTCAgatgacaattttaaaataaaattctctcctAATGATGACTTGAGCCCTGCCATTCGATGGGAGAAGCAGCAGAACCTGTAGGATCTTATTTGCAATTGACATTCTCTGTTGTAATTTTAttcctgtttatttaaaaatttttctttttgtttcgcTGGAAAGGAAATGTGATGCTCACTTTAAGCGTTAGAAGTGTACAGGTTGCTTTGTTACGATAAAACTAAATGcgtacacaaaggaaaaaaaatctgtttgtatGTTCAGTTTTTACCACTTCTTGGGGATAATAAATTTCCTGTGtaactactggaaaaaaaaaagaaaagattcattCAATGATCTATCACTATTTATAAAGGGTCTGTTTATTGTGAGTGAGGCAGTGTTCTGGGTGCTAGGGATAACTCAGTGAACATGACAGCTAAAAAGTCACTTTCTTGTggacattatattttattaaggaaagagagagagaacacccaatgaatataataaatgaataatatagtACGTTGGAGGTTGCTAAGTGTTATGAAATAGAAATTGTGCAGGGATAAGGCCAATTGAGATTGTGGAGGTGAAGGTAGTTTGCAATGTTCAATAGAGTGGTCAGGATAGgggtattttaaataataagatgCGGCAAAGACTTGAAGAAGGTGAGTGAGAGAGACATCTGGCTATCTGGGGGAGGAGtcttccagacagagggaaaagcCACCCTGAGGTAATGGAACTGTAAATTCCAAGTTTCAAAGGCATGAAAAGAAATCAGAGGTTTAGAAAAAGGCTGGTGTCATGTCTGGCTGGATCAtaaggggaaggagagaattATAGGTAGAAGGTAGACGATTGAACACTGTATGCTGTGTTGAGCTGGTTAGGCTTTGTCCTGTAGGGGTCAGCCCATCTTCCATACAAGGATGAGACCATAGGCAGGGATTCTTTATATCTGCCAAAGACCTTTGGACAGAggagacactcaataaatgtctaatGAATGAAGACATGTTTGGTGACAAAACGCTTCTACAAGTAAAGTCGTGGGagaactatgagaaatataaGCTCACAACTgtgtataaaaaagaatattgatgT
This Phocoena sinus isolate mPhoSin1 chromosome 4, mPhoSin1.pri, whole genome shotgun sequence DNA region includes the following protein-coding sequences:
- the LOC116752695 gene encoding LOW QUALITY PROTEIN: protein SET-like (The sequence of the model RefSeq protein was modified relative to this genomic sequence to represent the inferred CDS: inserted 1 base in 1 codon) translates to MQMLYFSNLFVIIKPLSPGAALVLRAPGTSLFPWVDSWLFSQTGFGPQNQSSLPPQAKKLKKLRLTPASRPEETSASLKLPKEEKEQQEEIEHIDEVQNETDRVNEQASEEILKVEQKYNKLRQPFFQKRSELIAQSPDFGVTTFVNHPQVSALLGEENEEALHYLTRVKVTEFEDIKSGYRIDFYFDENPHLEDKVLSKEFHLNESGDPSSKSTEIKWKSRKDPTKXQNKASRKRQHEEPESFFTWLTDHSDAGADELREVIKDAMWPNPLQYYLVPDMDDEEGKEEDDDEEEEGLEDIDKEGDVDEGEEDDDEGEGGEEDEGEDDSWNTDGF